From the Musa acuminata AAA Group cultivar baxijiao chromosome BXJ3-1, Cavendish_Baxijiao_AAA, whole genome shotgun sequence genome, the window cccctctccctcttttctcttgtgcacgcaaggtgctcgttgaattgcttgtaaagcttccccttttcgcgagacgtcgggacttgttcgttGCTCGTTCTTCGaaataatcaactttctctttttacaggtccttcgggacctgcgagaggttgcaagtgagctgatctttgcagacgcaaatcgcaagggcgaagcgcgacttaagcaacgcaagctaagttcgcatattTACCGCAAGGGTGTCTTGCGACTTAGGTAACGCAAGCTAAATTCGtgcctttgccgcaagggtgcctcacgctttaggcaattccagctaaggtcgtgacactacGTCAGACATGCTAACATGTTTTTTAGTTATGCAACTAGCATGATATTTGTTCCATAAATATTATAGTAGATTGCCTATTACTTCAGGGTGTTTTTACTATGGTTAACCTTGATAATTTGTTTTGCTacatttcatatcatgatttagTTTTTTTCTAGATGATAAATTCAAACACAACTATACCTATAGTGCTTTAACTCATGGATGCAAATACATATTGCATAGTCCACTTAAGACAAGTTCTATATGAATTTTAAATATATTCATATACCATATATCAAATGTTGTTCTTAACCATATAGAATAATCATTATACTTATTTAGAATTTAAGATCAAATGATACTAGACAAAATATATTCAAGGAATTTCTGTGACTTGAATAATATTATCCCAAATTGCGAAGGAGCAATCTTAACATTGTGTCAAGACTGTCTTTATATGTAGTTTACAATAatgaatcttataattttttatttaaatattttaattttacaaATTAAAAAAGTTAGTTAGTTATGGAAGTCCAAGAAGAATAACCTCACATGCACTGTGTGTTTGTGGTGTAGATTTGATTTCTGCAATTGTCCTGTGCTTTCACAGTTTCAGACAATGAAGATCACAACTTGAACTCGGTTGTCCTGCACTTTCCTTTGATACTTTCAGTTAATGCAGGCTGCAAACCAGAATTCGTGGATGTGTTAAATCCGAGACCATACATAGGTGTGAAATCATGTAGCCTTGATCAGTTATATTGCAGCAAAAGGTGGTAGAAGAGTTGGTTCATAGAAGAGTTGAGGTGGCTTTCTGTACAAGATGTTGGACGATGTTGTCGTTAAAGGGCTAAATGGCTAACTGAAATTGCTGGGAAGAGATTAGATTTCAGGTTGTTGGTCAATTGTTTTGTCTTTTTTGTACCTAATATTTATAGAATGAAGTATGCTCTATGCAAGAAGCATTTGCCGTCGTAGTGCTGCTTCATGATTGAGTGCAGAAAATTTGAGTTTCTTTAGTCTAATCCTGATGAGATaatcttaaatttaaattttagttGTCTAATGTGGACCCGAGTGAGACTGTTGTGGTTTACGGAAATGGTATGTACATTCAGTTAACAAAATAGATGGAACACTACCAGAAGTTAGGAAGCCCCATGCAGGTGCTTATTTTAGTTCGCCACCTTGAATATTCTGATGTTAATAAGACACTggagaataaaaaaattgaacTTTGGTTACCTTTTGTTAGTGGAATTCCCACTATCTGAATATGCTTGTACATAGTTGAATTTCAACTAGGTTGTTTATAAATTCTAATGATTTTCACTAATTTATGTTTGCCTTTGATGCAGAGGAAATTGATTCTCGAATATACACACAAGTATAGGCTGGGGCTTTGGAGGCCTCGAGCTGGCTCTCCAAAACAATCAGCTTAACTTTGATTCAGAAGCCAAAAAAAGGGGGTGATGCTCGCACCTgttgattatcatgataatcgtaTTGGGAGAATGGTTTTGCATGAACATAGATGTTGACTTGAGTGCTGATTTGTTGGAACATTTTCTTCCAAATGAAAGAACATATATCTGTTTGCTACTTAGCATCAGAATGCTCAACAATAATATTTGTTTTTTAATACTGTGAAAGCAAGTTATCAGTTCTGTGCTTAACTTTGTGATTGTTAGTGAACATGTCTATATGATTGTTGTATTGTGTTGCATGTGATCATAAACACTGAATGTGTGGTTTAGATAATTTTCGAGTACTGTTGTTATGGTTTCTTACACCAATTTGTGGACTTTGCGACTTGTTTATCACATTGTATACTTGTAGGATTATAATATCACAAGGACAAGACAGATTTTGTGTTGCTTTATCCAAAAGTTGATAAATAAGTTACTGGTGGAGGCTTCATATATGTTAGATTTCTGAACCACTAGTTTGTTCGTTCTTATAGGTGTGTTGGACATAATAATGAATCAGTCTTATGAGATGATTGTTACTTCTTTGATTTAGAAAATCGAAGATGAAATTTAGGGCAGAGTGACAGAGATATATAGTCACCAATCTGACTTGTTTAATTGTGTTATGCATGACTTCAATTATGCAAGTTAGATTATAATTGTTCTCCATCTAAGTATAGATCATATTACCATATAGTATTGTGATTATCATATATTGCCATCATGCAATATAGTCAATCTTGCTAGGTAAATTACATATTAATTTTTGTAATTAGTTTTAGTATCTTAGTGTCTacactttaaaattttatattgatatCTTTATAGTTATGAAACTAAAATATCTAAGTTCATTTATCCTAATGTCGTCAATTTTATCAACGAAAAcataaagataaaaagataaatttaacgtTCCAATTGGTAGTGGTGGACGGTACCATCAATGGGGGTCGCAAGTGGTTGTTGTGGATAAAGAGAATGACGATAAGAAATAAGGGTTACTTTGTATATACGTTAATGCCGACGTAGTTGTTAAGCGACGAAAGGGTCGCTTGGCATCTGCATCAACGTCGACGTAATTGTCGAGTGACAAAAAGGTCATTGATGTAGATGCTAAGCGGCGTCGTTCTATATTTGCATCGACGTCGATGCAATTGCTAAGCGATGTTGTTTGATATATGCATCGACGGTCCTTTCGTCGCTGGGCAACTACATCGACGTCGACATAGATATAGAGTGACGAAAGAGACACTCATCAACTGCATCGACATAGATGCATAACGACCCTCACCTCTTGTCATTGTTTTCATCATCCACAATAACCACCCCCAACGATGTCGTTATTTGCCACCACCAATTGAAACGCCACTAATTGAAATGTTAATATTacctttttactttttttttaatgttttcgtTAGTAAAATTGATGTCATTAGGGCCGCTTGGCATCTGCAGATGTCGAGTGACGAAAGGGTCGCTCAACATCTGCATCAACGTCGTCGTTATTACAATACATGTGCCCCGCTGTGCGGTAGTAACAATAATAGATATTATGAAGTTATTACTAAGTCCTATTCTTGGGAGCTCTAGCAAAAAGATCATAGAAATAATATGTAGATGCTAAGCGATATCACTCTGTATTTGCATCAACATCGATGCAATTGTTGAGTGGTGTTGCTTGACATCTACATCGATGGTCCTTTCATCACGTAACAACTACATCGACGTCAACGTAGATTTAGAGCGACGAAAAAATCACTCATCAACTACATCGATGCAGATGCATAATGACCCTCACCTCTTGTCATCGTTTTCATGATCCACAATAACCACCTCTAGCGATGTCGTTATCTGCCACCATCAATTGAAACGTCATCAATTGAAATattaacattatttttttttaaattttttaatatttttattagtaaaatcgatatcattaggataaataaacttaaatattttatttttacactTATAAAGATATGAATATAACTTTTTTAAAATGTATGGATCGAGATATTAAAGGTAGCTAACTGTAATTAACCCTCTCATAGGTGAGTTTATGCTTTGTTTGTTGTAATATCAACCTTTCTACTGAAGGTATAACTTATGTATATGTAATTACAAACATGCTTCAAAAGAGGTTTttgtttagtaaataataaaagatGAACATAAGATAGACGGACAAAATCtttatcttaataataataataatcttattattattattattaatgatgataataataatgatgatgataatgataatgatgatatcaacttgtaataataataataataataataataataataatctctggTCTTCCTTGATGTAGGTCATTAAGGGTACTCATCTAGTTTAAGCGGATATTACAGATGTGGGTATTAAAGAAAAAGTGAGTTGCAAGCAAGCAAAGTGTATCAATTTCAATTACTAGTGAAGTGTGTTTTTTAACCCTCTTATGTTTGTGTGATGTCATCTCGAGTTATGATCTGAATGAGCAACAGAACATCTGAGTGCACGCTTCTCAGTAGTAATATGCTTTCCTTCTCCATTTAAGTTCTAAGGGGATTGATTGCATGAGGTGACATGACGATCGATGTTTCGTGAGTAGGTGACGTAAAGGACACGGCTCGGGCACAGTTAACCGTGTGACAAAAGACTAGGAGTCGTGATGGCGTAACACAAAGGGTCATGTACAGGAATACTATCTATGTTCATATATACATGAGCAGATTGGAAGAGACGTACCATTCAGCTGTTGGTCTCTGCACACATGATCGATCGAGCTCATCCCATCGAAGGATTTGCATGGTTTCGCTCTCTAAAGGTTCCAGATCAATTCCTCGTTGCTTTGTTGTGCTCATCATACCCGGACGCTGGTTCGACATCGCTGCAGCAAGAAACGATACTGACATCATGAACTTGCATACATGAAATGACTTTGTATGATTTGGTGCAATTGTTTGGGGCAAACCAATAGTTATCCACTTGTGCCGAACACAAGCAATCAATATTGGAGTATTATTGAAGCATGACATTCTCCAATTGTATGAATTAAAAGACATGAGTATGAATCAAACTTTAATCATGATATGGTTGCAGCAATAAAACTTGTCATTGTATCAACTAAAATAGCACCATTCCATAGAAGCCGGAAATCTGCCTTCCACCAAGAAATACTATCAACAGAATGGTTTCAGAAAACAGACTCCCAAGCCATCTCATAGTAAATTTTAGTCGAATAAACTAAAGGACTCGAGGAGCATACTTGGGAGACATGGAGGTGGATGCCTTAGGAGTATTTCCTGATGCATTCTTGTAGAAGTGAATAGAAATCAACCCGCTCCTTGTTTCTACGGAGGATACGGGGTGACCATTGGATCTGCCACTGGAGCTGCCGCTAGGAAGAACTCCTGCGAAGAAACAAAAACATGAAATTGGAAGCCTAAGCAGTAATAATTGCAGTCTAATCAGTAATAAGCCACAAACTCGAAGTAACATGAATGACGACGAATCACAATCACTTGTCAAGAATCAAGATCGCTGTATCTTAGTTTATGTGATCATGTCATGCTTTGCCAATGTCTTGAACAAACCATTCCATGGCCAGATTGCAATTGTCTATTAGTGTCGTGATCAGATGCGAAGCACAAGGCATTTTAAGACCCCAGTCATATGATATGCAACTGAGGAATGGTGTGATGCATGTAATATCATATACACAAAAACATTGCAACGAATGTAAATCTCCACTACAAGATTCTAGAATCAAGATCACTGTATCTTAGTTCCTATGTGATCATGTCATGCTTTGCCAGTGTCTTGAGCACACCATTCCATGACCATATTGCAATTGTCTATTAGTGTCGTGATCAGATGCAAAGCACAAGGCATTTTAAGACCTCAATCATATGATGTGCAACTGGGGAATGGCGTGATGCATGTAATATCATATACACAAAAACATTGCAACGAATGTAAATCTCCACTACAAGATTCTAAAACTACCATCTTTAAAACCATTCATACttgataaattataataataactgCTTCATTCGGCCGATAACGGCACAGAACAACACAACTAAAACTCAAGATCAAGCTTCGCTGTTTTAGAATAGACTGGAGCACGAACTAAATCAAACCTGGAATAAGATTGGTGAATGTTAGCCACACCAAACATGAGCTCAACATTGAACACTTGTTATAAAGTGGAATACTTGTTACTAGGAAATTGATGTTTCTTTCTCACATCATGCAACGTGAATAGGCATGTAAATGAATAATTCACACTAACATGGAACTTCTAAATATCGGCAAGTTAAATGTACTTTTGTGTATGATATGTGCAACTTCTAAATATGGGCATGTCAACAGTGTACTTTTAGTTCCAGTAAATGGAAGTAGTGTAAGTAACATAGACAACTCGACGAGAACCGCAAAGTTGGAACAGAGGCCAACCATCCATTACTTAGTAGAAGATGCAATATAGTGTGAAATTCAAGACTCTAATAAAGTTTGATGATATGTTATCTATTCCCCATGGCATTCTCAAATTATATCAACTCCTAATCCAACACACTGTCAACTGGAATCAAGGTACCTTGCCACATTATAACAAGGATGAAAAGAATGGTGATAATCAAGGCCCACAAGTTGCCGTTAATACGCGCAGAATTGGCATCCTTCACCTTTTTCTTCATCCGCTCGATCCTAGCTCGCTTCATCATTGCAATTTCTGAGATCTCCTTCATCAACTTCTGGTTGGTCGCATCCAAAGGCGGAGAGTTGGGTGGCCGAGGTGGTTTTGGTGGCTTCTTGCaccccttcttttttgttgtctcAAGTCCAACCTTCTTCTCCAAGAGGCCCATTTTTGCCTCTAGTCCAACACTCCTATCCCCCAAGGCTTCCCCATCTATGAGAGGAAGCTCCACAGAGCTAGATGCACTATCCCCCAACCTTactactctttctccttttatcggccCATCAATATTGATGAAGCTACTCCATACCCTACTCAACATTCCATTGTCCTGTCCGGCACTACACCATGTATCTTTTGATCCTTCCAGTTCTCTTATCACGGAATTCTCACCGCCCTCTAAATCAAAAACAAGTTCTTTTTCTCTTGAACTATTCTTATCCATGATGACCCCAATTCCAGCTTTCTAGTCAAGTATAAAGTGTGCGTGCCAAAATATCCATCATCTCATTAATATTGAGTATCCACAGCCTAATATCTATCTGTTTGCTAGCATCTGTAACTATAAGAGAACACTTCGTCCGCTTCAAAAAAGAAACGGAAAAACCATCTTCCTGCAACCAAGAAAGAGTTCAAAATAGATCAAGTCCACCAGCAAAGGATCCACCATCATCAGCTGAAAACAAGAAACCAAAGGTAGATAAGGATCTGATCGAAGAAAACAACCAACGAGCTATTATCCATGATAGCCGAGTCATAGAATTGGTACCTTTCTGATCAAATATGAAGTGCCTATACCAAAACATCCATCATCTCAGTAACATGGAGTATTCACAGCCCAAATATCCATCTATTTTGCTGGCATCTGTGAGAGAACATTTGGTCTACTTCAGAAAGGTCATCTTCCTGCCACCAAAACAATTCCAAAGATATCAAATTCGCCACCAAAAATCCGCCTTTTTTCAGCTGATAACCAAAACACAATAAAACAACCACCGACCTCCAAATGCAGCTACTGATTCTTCAAGGCAAACCTAATGATCTTCTTCATAGTTACGGACACCACTGCATGATTCTTTTTCTTCTGCTTtcggaaaagaaaattaaaaaataactttacaTGCCAAGAAAACGCCGATTTTGCGAAATCCGACCTAAAATCCATCAAACACGATCAaatcaaagcatatcaacggcctTACCATCAAGCCCAAGCAAGCAAGAGTTCCAATCGAGTCCAACCAAGAAAGAGCCTGCGGATAAGGGGATAAGAGCGGATTTAGGGTTTTGCTGACGAGAATCGGAGGGTTGGTGAAGCTGAAGCATCGGAATAGGGAAACACATAGGAGCATAGTCTAAAGCAGGATAAATCCAACATATGTTGACGAAGACCGCGAAGGAAAACGAAGGGGGGCGAAGAGGCCGAGGTTTTCTGttgattatataataataataataataataataataataataataataataataataataataataataataataataataataataataataataataatagaaatggGAGTATCAGTTAATCTTTCCTACTCCTTATATTCATaagaatattatataattatgtaATATGATATTTATAATAGTATTAGAAATAATGTTAAATTGATAAGGATATTTTTGCTTTCAATTGGGAACCATCCAATTCTTAACATCATCTCTACATTTATGATGGGAGTGGAAAAATTGAATGCAATAATATAATTCAAGAAAACCCACATGTCATTGGAAAAGAGTCACTCTCTGATTGCAATCGTGATTATTATGACACACTATGACTTTTGATTAAATGAGTAAGGTAAGAGGACCGATGAATATAATCTtactatataaataaatagattatTTTCAGAACTTGATGATGGATCACATGGGAAAGGAATAGCTCAAGCATGATGCAAGTCAAACCCTCTCATAAATTTTTGATTCAAATAATCAACCACCTACCTAATGTGGCAGATACCTAATATGAATTATCATATAATATTTGGAACTATAAGTGTCAAACACATTTAATTGGATCTATCTATATGATGTTTGGGTGCATATGTGCCAAAACCGCTTGAGCCTAATTCCTAAACAAtggatatactatatatataggtTGAAATATTAGAATTCAATGGTTGAAAGACTTGTGAAAGGATGCAAACTCTTTTCTTGAGACCTTATCTACAGACTATTGCATGTCAATATCATTGGTTGGAGACGAGCCAAACTTTTTTAAGTGCAATGCATATGCTTTTAGAATGGTTGAAAGATACCAAACCTTGATGATGTAGTAGTAGTAGTCTTTTGTAACAAAGGTATCAAGTATCAAAGATCTTTACCAACATCTGTATTTTACAAGTACAAAGCATTCAGTTAAATTGTGAATTCACACCAACATGTTTGATACATTGAAGAAGCTTTAAGGGATGAATAAAACATTTCAGAATATGTGAAAAAAAGGGTAGAacgatataaaaaataataaatattgaacAACAAatgtaaagaaaagaaataacaTGAAATAAAATACGCAGAAAATACTGTATAAATTATTCATCCTGGGGGCTCAAGTCACTGCTAAGTGATTCACAGACATTACAAGTAAAACTAGTGCACATGAGCACATCAGGAATTTAAAAGGTTATATTAATCCAACACTGTTTATTCTGGGTACAAAATTCGCTGCATATCTGATGAGCTATGAGCGATGAAAGAAGACAG encodes:
- the LOC135586022 gene encoding uncharacterized protein LOC135586022 produces the protein MDKNSSREKELVFDLEGGENSVIRELEGSKDTWCSAGQDNGMLSRVWSSFINIDGPIKGERVVRLGDSASSSVELPLIDGEALGDRSVGLEAKMGLLEKKVGLETTKKKGCKKPPKPPRPPNSPPLDATNQKLMKEISEIAMMKRARIERMKKKVKDANSARINGNLWALIITILFILVIMWQGVLPSGSSSGRSNGHPVSSVETRSGLISIHFYKNASGNTPKASTSMSPNDVEPASGYDEHNKATRN